ACTAGACAAGATGAACACTTTTTTACCACAAGATCAGTTGCACCATCTCCAATCATGACCAGCGATTTATATCCATTAGCCTGATAACATTATCAAGTATTTGGTCAATATTCTAAAAACCAATACACAACAAACAACTACTAAGAGTTCAACTTACCTTCCTTATCTGCTGAACAGCAATAGCTTTTCCTCCACTCCTAGACGTTGGCTCATCTGTATCAAACCCCAAAAACTCTCCAGCACTTCCGAAAAGAAGTTGATTGGCAAAAATGTGGTCAACGGGAATACCAAGAATTGATGCAACAGGCTGTTAAACTGTAGCAGTTAGAACTTTGACACAGTTTCAAGCACAAAGTATGCTTCCATATGAAACATGTGTGATTCTTTTAGGGATTCAAAGCAAGGAACTGTTAAAACAGGTAATATTGATGCAGGAAAAGTATCAACTTGGAAGCAGTGTAGCATAAAAATCAGGTTACTGAACCTCAATTTTTTAGCCAATATTTGAACCATCAATTCAGAGAATATTTAATCAACATCAATAATGACTATAGTATGCTAATGGGCATCTAGACACAATGGAAAATTGATCCAAGGACTCCCAGCCTCAATTGTTATCTGGatatgaagaagaaaagatatATCAAAAGCCACTCATAGAGAAGCATATACATTGATCATTTGGCGAAATCCTCCAGAGATCAGATAAACATCAGTGTTTCTAGCCTTCATCTTCTTGACTAACTCATCAATCCCACGAGAAATTCTGCAAACCAAGTAAATCAATTAACCCAGACATTTTCATTACTTGGAAAATACAGATCAGCTATGGCTTGAAAAACACTAAATGGTTTAGTTTCGTGTAAAGTTCCATGCTATATAACAATACATACTGCatattatatacaaaacaacGGCAGATGCAAACACTCAAAAGACAAGACATTGTCCAAATAGAGTAGTTGCATAAACCTAATTGTTTCTTAATTATTTCACTTGAATCAGGGTTTTGTGTGCAATCAGAAGAGCACACCTTCAAGATGGCAGGCATTCTGAAAGGTCTGATATGCACATCCTAATACTAGATCTTGTTAAAATGCAAATTTTGCATGCCAAAGATGTGTAACTCATAATCGTAATCCAAATTGAAACAACTACAAGATGCAACTTTACATGGTTGTAGTCAAGTCATTCACAACtaaacttcaccattttagTTTACAAAATTGCACTGTAGTAATGATGAAAACTGATTGACTGTGCACAAGATTGAGAGATAAAACAAGCACAGTGTCTTTTTTTGGAGGTTTATGTCTGTATTTCACTTCTCTACACGTGATGATGTCCAAAGCATTTGGAACTTACATTGAATTGTTAAAGATAGTAGATGATGCACATAGGCCTCATTAACTGTCAAAAGAACTGAAGCAATTCTAGCATAAACTTCTCGCTACTGAATATAGTTTCTTACCTTGGAGGTCTCTTTTCAAGGAAATCTTGGACTTGTGCTATTGAAGGATTAAACAGAGACAATCTTGCAGCCAAGGCATCCTCAAAAGGAATAGAACCACTCATTGCCCTAGTAATCAGCACATAATCAGATCAAAAACTCAATTCTATGCACATCTAAAAAAATGTCTATCGAAGGCATATCACCTAGCAGTCCATTCTGCAACAGCCTTTCCAGCTCCGCAAAACTCAGCAAGTTCATCAATGCCCTCATCTAGGCATACTGTACTATCCACGTCAAAGCATACAGCATCAGCATTGCGCCACAACTCAAGGACCTCTTACAAATTTAAAGGATACATCAATTAGACATATCACCAATTAAAACTCATCCTTGTCTTCATTCGTACATAGTATTAATTCTAATTTGTCATTATATTTTATACATTACATACAAGAAATAAAGTTTTTCTCAGACCTTGAAAATTACCTTTTGACGGCAATGCTTTGTTAAATTGGTCCTCTTTTGAGGCCTCCAATGGCTGAACCGAAGCATTGATTGAAGTGTATGATTTAAGATTTCTCATTGCCTTAAATTTATTACCAAAACCAATTGTCTTTATCCTTAGAGAAAATGTGGGGGAAAAAACAAAACTTTCTTGTGTAGAATAGGTGCGAATTGGGTTCAATTGTGCACTAATTAATCCCTCCATCAAAGCTCCCTGATTGTAGCCAAAATTAAGAACATGTTATATCACTTTCAATGCCAAAAATCCATACTGACAATcataaaattcatcaataatttGCATTAAAATTCAACTAAACACAATAACCATTAGTATATAGTGAAGTGTAGCACTAAAAAGCGGAAAGAAGGGATGCAGATCATATCCAAAATGTAGCAAAACGCGAGCTTTAAAGAAGTTAATTCAATAATGAAGGAAACTCCATTTCCACATGAACTTGTACAGGCGGCTACAAGAATCAATACTATAAGTTTTCATACAGATTGCATATAAATTTAGCTTCCAACCACTCTTAGATCATAGATAGGCCTTCAATCATTCAATAACCaaccaaaaataacaaaataacttcGACGGAGCAAGATCAGAAATTGCAGTCAAAGACAATTAAATCAAATCTCTATACTTTTACTCCAAGATCTGAAGCCCAACCAATACAAGCATCATATATGTAGCAAGCAGGCGAAgtaaaacgaaaaaaaaaaaattggaaaacaaaGGTCTACCCACTAAAGATTTCCTGAAACAATAACGAGTGAGAATACCAAAGGGCAGGTACAGTTATGTTGTGCCCGATTTCAGGGCATGAAAAGAAAACGATAATTAATGACTATAATTGTTGGCCCAATGAGGAAAGCAAATTACACTCGTTTACACTCCTACTACTGTAGGTTGGTGAGGTCTGCTCACCGGCGAAATCTCAGACGGTGAAATCCCAAACTCCGACCAGCTTTGGACTGGTGGAATCATCCTCTCCAAATTCAggaaattcatacctttagctcaaattttcacttaagcATTTCCAGAAACAGATTATAGACATAACAGAAGTTCAACATATTCTAATATATCAGGAACTAATCCAGCCCGTATTTTGGCAGGAAAATAAGATTTAGTCCAACCCCAGTCACAAGAAATTCAGATCTCAAAAAATACCAACTTCAGAAATTTAAGAGCAAGAAGACACATGACGTAGCATTTTCACAAAACAACATGGTAGAAGCAAAGAGAGTTGAGGAATTTTTACAGTGCCTTCAAGCAGATTCCACGGTCGTGGTGGTGGTTGGGTTTGCGGCGACAATGACGGCGATGGCGGCAACTTCCTCCGCCCTCTGTCTTTtgctcttcttttcctttttttttatgttttcttaTCTTTTTCTCTCGGTTTTCTCGCTTGGTTTTTGAATGGGATCCGGTTTCTAAAAATCTGTGAAGTTAAGAGAGAATTTTTAGGAAAATGTTTTGACAGTTTAAATGGCTAATGATCCGGGTGAAATTTTTCTTTCGGTTTTGTCTCTTGTTTTTTGGATGGGAGCCGGGTTTCTAAAAATCTGAAGCTAAGAGAGAATTTTTGGGAAAAAGTTTTTAGAGTTTAAATGGCTAAAAGATTGGGTGGGAAAAAGAATGGACCAGGTCAGATTGATAGGATAGGGGTGAACAAACAGTACAAATTCGATAATTTGGTTAGTTGAATTCGATGAATTCGGTTATTTGACTTATAGAAATTTAAAGGGCTTTCAATTTCGAATTGACTATAACCGAATTCATTTCGCAACTGATTTCGAATTCGAAAATggtaatgaattcggttaaccgaattcatttataaaaaaaaactgattttttaaaaaattattactgatttgatccccaatttattcataatttaacacattatttatgttctaatcattttgtggtttaatttaATTGAcatttatttgatcacttatacctagaatccttagtctatgatttaaagaacacataaaaagtgattaatttaaactagaataaaccttagattatacaatgattagtgataatttatgaatttataatttacaataattaataataagtaatattagttacaaacttacaaattacaatgattagtgataagttatattagttacaaacttataatttatttcaaatcaaaataaaacttatttacttacatatgttattgtgaaagtcaatacactacTACATTAATTTGCAATTCATATGTATTCACTTACATTGTTTAGTTGTATTGTCTATACTTAAAACCTTAAGATTGGTGAATAGagaatatgaatttttatgttaaatatgtaatGTAAATTTAGAGCACATTAATACTTGCAAGTTACAAGTTAatattcaaatattcaataattcaaacatgaatgatgtatcaaattaccaatatctaaattctaattactaattatgtttattgtttaatatttagtattatacatatatgtattaattattatctaattctagtcatgttactcgtgtataaaataataagtattatagttatgttatattgttatgtattactatatatttgtattattatagtcatataacaattaacaaatactaaaataatatattgtacattattatatattattattattattataagtgcATGATAATACCACATACTAactattattaatagcatttacctatataatataataatatattagtagtatatactaatactaaatagcatttatctgtatctgtatattatataattttataaactaatttggtattcgaatgcggtaatgcggtaccctatttcattttaccgaatttgaatatgaaattagttattaccaaattcataatctcactacctatttcataccatattagaattcggtgGATTTGGTACGTACCGAATTGttaccaaattaccaaattcataatctcactacctatttcataccatattagaattcggtgGATTTGGTACGTAccgaatttgctcacccctacGGATTGGTGGCTATTGGGGGAAAAGAGATGACAAAGGAGTGAGTTTTTCTACAAATTCTACACTAAGGGCTTGTTTGATAAAGGAGTTTTTTGTTAAGTTTTTCTTctataagttttttaacaactttaattacaataatctcaaaaaatttctcaaaatgttTAAAATATACAATTCAAAATATctaaaaacacacaaaaaaattaccttcttcctttcttcttctgaggggaggaggagagggagagggagagaaaggaggagaaggaaaagagaagagaggagagggaggaaggagagagaaaaaaaagattttgCTATTGGCAATGGTGGTAGTTAGCGGGgaggaagggaaaaaaaggagaaaggagagagaggaaaaaaaaggacGTTGCTGCAACAGCAGTGGTTCAATAGGGAGGGAGGGAGAAGAAGAATGTAGTGGGGTGGGggagaagaaaaggagagaaaagaaaagaggaaaaaaaagaaaggaaaaaagggagaaaaaggaaagtttttttttcttaaagaaaaatttttacataCCTCAAAAcgtttttttgataaattttataaaaaattacaataaaattttaaataaacacAAAGAAAAAGAACTGGTGAGAAAGttttagaaactaaaaacacCATTTGTCATGCCGGGCCATAGTTAACACTGAAAAAGAATTGCGCAAACCGCATCAAATCCTCAGTCCTCTTCGTCCCCTGTACGAAAAAGCTGCCACTTGCCCATAATTAATACAAAAGGGACTGCAAACCGTCCCTGACAAATTTTCTCTTCATCAACAGCGCGTAACTTCTTT
This window of the Coffea eugenioides isolate CCC68of unplaced genomic scaffold, Ceug_1.0 ScVebR1_2410;HRSCAF=3433, whole genome shotgun sequence genome carries:
- the LOC113756606 gene encoding phosphoserine phosphatase, chloroplastic-like isoform X1; this encodes MEGLISAQLNPIRTYSTQESFVFSPTFSLRIKTIGFGNKFKAMRNLKSYTSINASVQPLEASKEDQFNKALPSKEVLELWRNADAVCFDVDSTVCLDEGIDELAEFCGAGKAVAEWTARAMSGSIPFEDALAARLSLFNPSIAQVQDFLEKRPPRISRGIDELVKKMKARNTDVYLISGGFRQMINPVASILGIPVDHIFANQLLFGSAGEFLGFDTDEPTSRSGGKAIAVQQIRKANGYKSLVMIGDGATDLVARKPGGADLFICYAGVQLREAVAAKADWLVFNFKDLIDSLE
- the LOC113756606 gene encoding phosphoserine phosphatase, chloroplastic-like isoform X2; translation: MEGLISAQLNPIRTYSTQESFVFSPTFSLRIKTIGFGNKFKAMRNLKSYTSINASVQPLEASKEDQFNKALPSKVCLDEGIDELAEFCGAGKAVAEWTARAMSGSIPFEDALAARLSLFNPSIAQVQDFLEKRPPRISRGIDELVKKMKARNTDVYLISGGFRQMINPVASILGIPVDHIFANQLLFGSAGEFLGFDTDEPTSRSGGKAIAVQQIRKANGYKSLVMIGDGATDLVARKPGGADLFICYAGVQLREAVAAKADWLVFNFKDLIDSLE